The following DNA comes from Vairimorpha necatrix chromosome 5, complete sequence.
GAGAAGTCTAGATTTGACACTAAAGGGCATTATGAAAGGAAGCCCAAGCATTTCTTCAGATTTAAGGGCAAGAACAACAggagataaaataaaaatttaattttaaataatattatatgtattgcacacatttatttatacatcaacattgtaaaaatataatatgttCTTTATTCGGGTATTTTAATGTAcatttctttgtttttagaTTCCATTATCTTTAAGTTTCTTATGTGTGAATCTTTTCCTTCTTGATGATTTGACAAAATgattatttgtaaataaaagcACACTTGTTTGACACTCAGAGAGAGAAGTCCCTCTGGCTCCATAAGTGTGACTACTAAGATACTCTCCATAGTGCTCAGGGTCATGCCTGTTCTTATTTCTATTTCCTTGGGTGTGTAACTATCATCTTGAGAGAAGCTAAGGAAGAGTCTTATTTCTTCTACATAAGTCAATTTATggaattttatttggatGCCGTGGGGGAGGGAGTCGTCAGTGGCCCAGTACTCGCTCATTTCATTTGAGATGAGCTCTTTTAAAgagttgtttt
Coding sequences within:
- a CDS encoding anaphase-promoting complex subunit 10 translates to MDCRLSSYKKNNSLKELISNEMSEYWATDDSLPHGIQIKFHKLTYVEEIRLFLSFSQDDSYTPKEIEIRTGMTLSTMESILVVTLMEPEGLLSLSVKQVCFYLQIIILSNHQEGKDSHIRNLKIMESKNKEMYIKIPE